CCCTGACCTTGTGAAATCATGGCGATGACGGACTGACTTGGAGTCTCTTGTTTTGAAGGCTTTTTTTCGAAAATGACGAGGGGATGTGATTCATTTACGGAAAGCTTGTGCTTTCTTTTGGGAAAGTACATTTATCTGTCATTTCCTTACAAAGCAGAAATCTGGATTATAACCCCAGATAAGAGAAAAGAATGTTTATACTCAAGAACTTCTCTAAAATACATTGGAGGCCCGACACTAGTCTTTAAAACAAACGCCAGATATGAATAGATTTTGAAAATGGTTTATGAGTATTCATAACTATTCTATAACTTTTAAAAATACGAAATACGACCAAACTGTGACAAGCTGAGCTTCAAAAtaacagtgtgtgaatgtgtatggTAAAGAATAAAAGCATGAGGTGGTTAATTCCCGGATTTGGGACCCATACCAACCTCTGTTTTGTGATATCTATGCAGTTATTGATTTGAATTATCTCAATGTAACAAAAGGTATTTGTCTGATTTAAACTGATAACAGATGTTGGAGCAAGTGTGCTTGTAATTACTGATGGGAGAGGCAGGAATATCATCATGATGCATGCTTGATGGTATTTGTATTTGCCTGACAGctgacaggaaggaaggaaggaaaggaggaagggaggaagggaggaagggaggaagggaggatggaaagaaagaaggaaagaaggaaagaaggaaagaaggaaagaaggaaagaaggaaagaaggaaagaaggaatgAAAGAAACCCTTCATGCAGTTTGGCATTTTTACAACTAGAGGGAGACAAAATCACATCGGTTTGTATAATTTGATTGACATCGTCACTCAAGTAAGAACAAAAACTTACACACGGTGTCAGTCACAGTCAAAATCGTCATACATGAAATCTGATGACAAGGAGACAAAAACTGCAACTTAccgttatttttattattattaaatatattttaaaacaaaatacactCATTGTTTAGTTGATGATGTGTTAAAATggtgtaacccccccccccccagagccCAAAGTGATGTCTTCAGATTGTAAATGTGTCCAACCAACAGTCAAAAATCCAAAgagatgtgatttattaaaaaatgcaAAGTATCATAAAAATGCTTGGATTATATAAAATGACGAACAAATAATTTGTCAAATTAATTGATTTGCATTTTCACAGCTTTGTTAAAGCGTAAGGTTTGCATTTcctaatatatattaattattgtATCATCTAACCATGATTCTAAGAAAGCAATCTTAAAATAATTTGACCTTCAAAACGTTTTAAAATAGGCGACATTGAATCCCATTCTCAAGCCAAACTGTTCACAACTAAAATAGCATAGGGGAAAGCAACAAACAATAGTGATATTTAATGTGCTGCAGCTTGTGGAGAAGGACAGTTTATCTTTGGCTCTCGTGCACTCAGCCTGATAACGTGGTGTGCTACCCTTACTTTCGTGTACACTCGGCCTTCAGCTTATCCATGGTGTTGTCGAGGCGACACAAAGTATACATGGCAGCAAGAATGAGGAACAGGCCTGTGGTCGCGAGAAGTATGTGACAGAACATCAGGAACCCAGCCCAGGCTGTGTCTGAGGGCAGAAACCACACCAACACCCAGCCCCTGTGGTGGTTGTGGTGAACATACTCCGGCCCCTGCTCGATCACCAGCCTGTCATGGAAAACCTGTGACGGCTGATAGCTCATGTGAGTCTCGGTACTGAGAGGGAGCTCTTCTTTTGGTAGAGTGGTGGGTACAGTGTGGAGGGAGGATGTCGCGGCATCAGAGGTGATTGAATTTACAGGTTTGGTGAATGATGGTATGATGACTTCACTGGTGCTGGATTGTGTTGCTGGTGATGTGGTTGTTGAGGCCAATCGACTGGTTGAGATGGCGTGGAAGGGTTGTGCTGAGGCAGGCAAGTTTTTCTTTACAGGAAACTCAGTGGTAACATCGCAATAACTGAACTCCTGATCCTGCAAAGATTCTAATTTACGGAGCCGTTTGTCAGATGGACTGCGACATGTCACATTTCCTTTGTCAATGACAACGCGAGCATTGCTTCTTATCCATCTTGCAATACCTCTGATGCTGCACGTGCAATCCCAGGGGTTGCCAATCAGAGTCAGAGTGCCCAACGCTTCATTTGACAAGAAGATATCTCCCGGCAGAGTCTTAAGGTCGTTATCCTTCAAATCAATGGTCTGAAGCTCTTCGAGGCCCTGAAAAAGGTTTTCGGTTAGGTTCTGCAAACTGTTGCCGCTCAGAACCAACACGTTCAGTGAGGTGAGTTTGGAGAACAGCTGAGGATGTAGATAGTGGAGGTCGTTGTATTTCAGCGAGAGCTTCTTGAGGTGGGGGAGACAACAGAAAAGGTCTGCGGGCAACTCTCTGAGATGGTGATTTAAATGGAGGTGAAGCATCAACAGCCCGGACATGTTGCTGAATAAATTCCCAGGAACAGTAGTGAGTTTTGTGGAGTACAGATACAATTCTGTTATCTTAGGCATGTGACCCATCAGCTGGTGTGGTAGGGAAAGCAAGGGGTTGTTGTAGAGGGTCAGCTTGCCCAGCTTGGGCATGTTATAAAAGGTTTCTGGGGGGACAGCCTGAAGTTGGTTGGAGGACAAAGTGAGACTCGTCAGGTTCGTCAGTGGATGGAACAGAAGCGGCGGGAGCCTGGCGATCTGGTTGTGGTCGATCAGTAGCTCCTGGAGGTTGATGAGTGCATCAAACATCTTAGACTCCAGCGCCTCAAGTCTATTGTTGTACATGTATAGTTTGAGAAGGTTGACCAAGGAGTGAAAGCTGGTGGGAGAAAGCCTCTTTAAGTGGTTCCTGGCAAGGTTGAGATAGGTGAGTTCGGTCAGTCCATCGAAAACATACGGAGGGAGATCCATCAGTTTGTTGCGGCCCAGGTCCAGAACCTGCAACTTCACAAGCCTCTTAAATATTTCTGGAGAAATGGTCTCAAGCTGGTTGCCATCTAAAAACAGCTGCTCTAGAATGGTCAGCGGACCGAACACTAGAGCGGGAAGCGTGGTGAGGTCGTTGGACGACAGCTTGATGAACCGGAGCTTTGGAGCGACGTGGAACGCCAGCGGTCGGATTGTGTGTAGGTGGCTGTGAGTCAGACCGAAGCGCTGCATGAAATCCAGGTTTACCAGGCTCCGATCGTTTATAacattcatgtttgtgttgttgaggTACAGCTCGTATGTCTGAGGGGGCATCTCCTTTGGTATGTCCGTGACCATGTCGCCTGTGCACAGGACGACATTATTAAACGAACAGTCGCAGCTCTGAGGGCAGACCGGTCTGCCCTCAGAGCTGTAGGAGCAGTGAGGCAGCATGAAGAGGATGAGTGTGATCCACAAGGGGCCTGCATGGTTGaaatgaagacacattaagacacatgatcacattttgtattttattattattacattaagtaagtttaatttgatttgcAATGAAAATTTGCTCTATATTATCTCTTTTCGATTCTGTTCTTCAATCtgtatttaaaacatatatCCTTCCCTCCTATTACTTTTTCTGTCAATCTAATTTATGtccaattttatttttcatattaatacGCATCCTGTATTGTGGATATTGtatgtgttgtattttatcttTTGTAAGTATGGTTTTCATAAATGACGCTACTGGTCTCAACCACACCCCACATGCACCTTGACATTTAAttgatgtattttgtatttatgttttttaaactaaactaacCAAAACCCTTCTTCAATAGTTATCATCACAGAAATAagataacattttctttttctatcaTTTTTAGACCAATTCCATTTCATTATGGCCTAAGAAAATGTAAGAATTCTCTACCAACCTCTGAAGCAGCAATCCATCTCTGTCTGTTCGATTCCACGATGATGACGATgctctgttcttctctctggGCTGGAGCGGTAGCTGACTCCCACTGTCTATCAAATCACCCCTCCCCCTTCTTATCCAGAATACCCAGCCAGACATCATCACCACACGTATTTTACTGCCACTTTATGTtcaatttattatatatatattacaacaCCACTCTCATAACCCCATTATTTTGTAGTTTAGGGTTTTATTTAACAACTTTTTTCCTACATACACAATTTGAACACGCAATTATTTCATCCTACAAGTTTTACTGAAAGCATTCACAATGGCTCTGTTCATTTCAAGAGTCTCAATAAGACATGACAGTGTGACAATAGGTCAGTATAAGAAGGACCCTGACACTGAcgcagctaaatggaattcaaCCATTTTATGCTTTTTTCAGTGACTTGTCAAAGTGTTATCTGTTA
The nucleotide sequence above comes from Platichthys flesus chromosome 9, fPlaFle2.1, whole genome shotgun sequence. Encoded proteins:
- the LOC133960809 gene encoding slit homolog 1 protein — encoded protein: MLPHCSYSSEGRPVCPQSCDCSFNNVVLCTGDMVTDIPKEMPPQTYELYLNNTNMNVINDRSLVNLDFMQRFGLTHSHLHTIRPLAFHVAPKLRFIKLSSNDLTTLPALVFGPLTILEQLFLDGNQLETISPEIFKRLVKLQVLDLGRNKLMDLPPYVFDGLTELTYLNLARNHLKRLSPTSFHSLVNLLKLYMYNNRLEALESKMFDALINLQELLIDHNQIARLPPLLFHPLTNLTSLTLSSNQLQAVPPETFYNMPKLGKLTLYNNPLLSLPHQLMGHMPKITELYLYSTKLTTVPGNLFSNMSGLLMLHLHLNHHLRELPADLFCCLPHLKKLSLKYNDLHYLHPQLFSKLTSLNVLVLSGNSLQNLTENLFQGLEELQTIDLKDNDLKTLPGDIFLSNEALGTLTLIGNPWDCTCSIRGIARWIRSNARVVIDKGNVTCRSPSDKRLRKLESLQDQEFSYCDVTTEFPVKKNLPASAQPFHAISTSRLASTTTSPATQSSTSEVIIPSFTKPVNSITSDAATSSLHTVPTTLPKEELPLSTETHMSYQPSQVFHDRLVIEQGPEYVHHNHHRGWVLVWFLPSDTAWAGFLMFCHILLATTGLFLILAAMYTLCRLDNTMDKLKAECTRKRNMDLPLTLQVFLLLCSLNAVVWACPVGCKCQTSKILCSGLSDFPTPLNSSTTALYISNSSIYSLKPEDLGVFSNALNIFVIKDTVLKEVHPGTLDATPNIGALGFTGTELQDLPEALFQNLQSLESLTLKSNKLLVLRPHWLSSLKNLKVLDLSKNLFTSVPFETFNTLTQLSYLLLSGNNIIQLPVETFMGLFKLKILRLSKNSLQELPAGSLDDLGNLEELSLNDNLITHLHRDLFSNTRKLQKLFLSNNRLTSLPLGIFLNLPLLSQMSLYENQLESLGPGVFGPMPLQELWLYDNKLRRLEDDTFRNLTHLRLLVLSRNQINYVSSGTFRGLEKVGEISLHTNLLTTLQSGTFQGLPSLVNISLEHNFISSLPVGFLQGVTHLGEIDLRNNSFNSMPQESLDALTVTNEVLLQQNPWRCDKDILPLRDWLRQHPTKANQTLVVCEVPFDLNGEVIALLTNENLMPLGSTEDPVLTSTEKRRKPNTPPTRRSTVPPAVNTRPTSEPEEVTRSGQGEQGPVTNYTAITLIIIAVVSTVIISVIVSCMCWRKNKRGRGNIGRRNKNSVL